From the genome of Anopheles moucheti chromosome 3, idAnoMoucSN_F20_07, whole genome shotgun sequence, one region includes:
- the LOC128300703 gene encoding 27 kDa glycoprotein-like, with the protein MFEAVRIGNLCTSAVLLVIAFHSSGVVADASTDQGTIDLNSIDINKLKDDVFAEILPPEFKNVTLPKMEDIQKIIKDKCSRVAGSDASYEEAEQAAQKFGDCMKDLVDFSDLQEEIKKAKPTGDLDTVFNKYCRRRSAAIECIDTFSNKIDVCLENDEKESKVVAVNIVHGLLNFVCHKDGDQIALFIAEEGPECFSDQKDALMDCVNGTLSGYLKDDSAPVTEGLPKLVMGKKQCDEMSSLQECMVQALEGCKESTPANLVESLFKFVRRETPCANITGEANPRKLARAGGELAKASHQIITSTLIMALVAKLLIG; encoded by the exons ATGTTTGAAGCTGTTCGAATCGGAAATCTATGCACCAGTGCAGTGCTGCTGGTGATTG CATTCCATTCCAGTGGAGTTGTAGCCGATGCATCCACCGACCAGGGAACGATCGACCTGAACAGTATCGACATCAACAAGCTGAAAGATGATGTATTCGCGGAGATACTGCCCCCCGAGTTCAAGAACGTAACACTACCCAAAATGGAAGACATCCAGAAAATCATCAAAGACAAATGTTCCCGTGTGGCCGGCAGCGATGCGTCATATGAAGAAGCGGAACAAGCCGCCCAGAAGTTTGGCGATTGCATGAAGGATTTGGTAGACTTTAGCGATCTGCAGGAGGAGATCAAGAAGGCGAAACCAACCGGTGATTTGGATACCGTGTTCAACAA ATACTGCCGCAGGCGTTCCGCTGCCATTGAGTGCATCGATACGTTCTCAAACAAGATAGACGTTTGCTTGGAGAATgacgaaaaagaaagcaaagtgGTGGCGGTGAACATTGTGCATGGTCTTTTAAACTTTGTCTGTCATAAGGATGGCGATCAGATTGCCT TGTTCATTGCAGAGGAAGGTCCGGAATGTTTTTCCGACCAAAAAGACGCTCTGATGGACTGTGTCAATGGTACACTGTCCGGGTATCTGAAGGACGATTCTGCCCCAGTTACCGAAGGTCTGCCGAAGCTTGTAATGGGCAAAAAGCAGTGCGA CGAAATGAGCTCACTTCAAGAATGTATGGTGCAGGCTCTGGAAGGCTGCAAAGAATCCACACCAGCCAATTTGGTTGAATCTTTGTTCAAGTTCGTGCGGCGGGAAACACCATGTGCCAACATTACGGGT GAAGCAAATCCCAGGAAACTTGCCCGAGCTGGTGGAGAACTAGCGAAAGCTTCCCATCAAATCATAACGTCCACGTTGATAATGGCGTTGGTTGCCAAATTGTTAATAGGCTGA
- the LOC128300701 gene encoding coiled-coil domain-containing protein 34-like, with translation MGYAQHLQSLSYNGQMVDVAEATLVVHSNYSTGMDTKREESKEIKAIHVLTEWNSQESDTDDVDNDHGELETANYESELCIALSQIQPFAKTEPSSDEESGSALPGVRYETNSDHDCTLLQNDTAFEDLESDSSSNSSDTLDLSSDDEGEPNQHVSIDRGGGDASFNLNPRHQIIKVKIASKQRVPDPEAYKKWLKAKNDEIRRNRDKEMLTKQELQRQKELDETKRKEMSKKKIQEWMIRKKQEINGKKSSPNSENNKSHDISSEHLYCDPDAKYKNWLQKVRKREEEKRLRNLTVKQLEQQIQQEKKKISKEVYQQWLKSAKHKPKPVPLNQGPNTLRGTVSKIFVNPEPWKNNSD, from the exons ATGGGATATGCACAGCATCTTCAATCACTATCGTACAACGGACAAATGGTGGATGTTGCAGAAGCTACCCTTGTCGTACATTCAAACTATAGCACAGGAATGGACACCAAACGTGAAGAAAGCAAAGA GATAAAAGCGATACATGTGTTGACCGAGTGGAATTCTCAAGAGAGCGATACAGACGATGTGGACAACGATCACGGCGAATTGGAAACCGCTAATTACGAATCTGAATTATGTATTGCTTTGTCACAAATTCAACCATTCGCAAAAACGGAACCATCATCCGATGAAGAGTCCGGTAGTGCGCTTCCAGGTGTAAGATACGAAACAAACAGTGATCATGACTGCACTTTACTACAGAACGATACTGCTTTTGAAGATCTCGAAAGCGATAGTTCGAGCAATTCTAGTGATACGCTCGACTTAAGCAGCGACGATGAAGGCGAACCGAACCAACACGTTTCTATCGATCGTGGGGGTGGTGATGCGAGTTTCAATTTA AATCCGAGACACCAAATAATCAAAGTTAAAATTGCGTCGAAGCAGCGTGTACCTGACCCGGAAGCATACAAAAAATGGCTCAAAGCTAAAAA TGATGAAATACGTAGAAACCGTGATAAAGAAATGCTCACTAAACAGGAGCTCCAACGACAGAAAGAACtggacgaaacaaaacgcaaggaaatgagtaaaaaaaagattcaagAATGGATGATACGaaagaaacaagaaataaaCGGTAAGAAAAGTAGTCCGAACtcagaaaacaacaaatcccATGATATTTCCTCGGAACATCTGTATTGTGATCCGGATGCGAAATACAAGAACTGGCTCCAGAAAGTTAGGAAGCGCGAGGAAG AAAAAAGATTGCGAAATCTAACCGTAAAGCAACTGGAGCAACAGATacagcaggaaaaaaagaaaatatcgaAAGAAGTTTATCAACAATGGCTGAAAAGTGCCAAACATAAACCGAAACCGGTTCCACTTAATCAGGGGCCTAATACTTTGCGTGGAACTGTGTCGAAGATTTTCGTCAATCCCGAACCGTGGAAAAACAACAGCGATTAA
- the LOC128300704 gene encoding 27 kDa hemolymph protein-like: MNMLTAKMLCFALLVVFAGTAMADVSNQIDVDAIRDRLPENLPIPSMEEVEKMLQDKCNTAGAPADAYNNAKEATKTFVECGKGLIDIEQFQQEVEAAKPTGDLDTVFNKYCRKRSTLIECVNTFANAVDPCLEAEEKVFKTSGLDIFKNLLNFVCHKDGDQIALFIAEQGPECFLEQKNDLIACVNETLSGYVPDTSLTTIPKLVIGPKQCEDFTKLQTCMVRELEQCNESTPANLVESLFRYVRKGSPCANNAGR; this comes from the exons ATGAACATGTTAACCGCAAAAATGTTATGTTTTGCATTGCTAGTGGTGTTCG CTGGCACAGCAATGGCGGATGTGTCGAACCAAATCGACGTTGACGCTATTCGAGACCGTCTACCGGAAAATCTTCCGATCCCGTCCATGGAAGAGGTGGAAAAGATGCTGCAGGACAAGTGTAACACTGCTGGGGCGCCTGCCGATGCATACAATAATGCGAAGGAAGCGACAAAAACTTTTGTCGAGTGTGGAAAGGGACTAATTGATATAGAGCAGTTCCAGCAGGAAGTGGAAGCCGCCAAACCGACCGGGGATCTGGACACGGTCTTCAACAAGTACTGTCGCAAACGGTCCACGTTGATCGAGTGCGTGAACACGTTCGCCAACGCAGTAGATCCATGTCTGGAGGCAGAAGAGAAGGTGTTCAAGACGTCTGGGTTGGATATCTTTAAGAACCTGCTGAACTTTGTGTGCCACAAGGATGGTGACCAAATTGCAC TGTTTATCGCGGAACAGGGACCCGAATGTTTCCTGGAGCAGAAGAATGACTTGATTGCGTGCGTCAATGAAACATTATCCGGCTATGTCCCGGACACTAGTCTGACCACCATCCCGAAGCTAGTCATAGGACCAAAGCAATGCGA GGACTTTACCAAGCTGCAAACATGTATGGTTCGGGAGCTGGAGCAGTGTAATGAATCGACACCGGCCAACCTAGTCGAATCGTTGTTCCGATACGTCCGCAAGGGATCACCGTGTGCG AACAATGCGGGCCGTTAA